A single region of the Erythrobacter sp. HL-111 genome encodes:
- a CDS encoding DoxX family membrane protein — MTIPWEFVSIFLLRLGLVALFVPFSVYYMLRDFRGAARHAASAGVGRSVAQWMILAAILLKLVATLGVLTGVADRLCFLLLATFCVGTALMYKRFWTGDGVAFASENANLPIFWDFLKNISLAAAFILIGFGSGAESFRQGLEEFIQSPFASSRPYGGGILR, encoded by the coding sequence ATGACCATTCCCTGGGAATTCGTCTCGATCTTTTTGCTCCGATTGGGGCTGGTGGCTCTGTTCGTGCCTTTCAGCGTTTATTATATGCTGCGCGACTTCCGAGGCGCGGCGCGACATGCAGCCTCGGCAGGGGTCGGCCGAAGCGTCGCCCAGTGGATGATCCTGGCAGCGATCCTTCTCAAGCTCGTCGCAACGCTCGGCGTGCTGACCGGTGTAGCCGATCGCCTGTGCTTTCTCTTGCTCGCTACCTTCTGTGTCGGAACGGCGCTTATGTACAAGCGGTTCTGGACTGGTGACGGCGTAGCGTTCGCCTCAGAGAACGCCAATCTACCGATATTCTGGGACTTCCTGAAAAACATCTCACTCGCCGCCGCCTTTATCCTTATCGGCTTCGGTTCCGGCGCTGAGAGTTTCCGACAGGGGCTCGAGGAATTTATTCAATCTCCCTTTGCATCAAGCAGGCCCTATGGTGGCGGGATCTTGCGATGA